One window from the genome of Bradyrhizobium xenonodulans encodes:
- the ccmA gene encoding heme ABC exporter ATP-binding protein CcmA translates to MQLCGRGVTCVRGGREVFAGLDFKAVSGEAVAVVGRNGSGKTSLLRLIAGLLIPAGGTIVLDGGDADMTLPEQCHYLGHRDALKPALSVQENLSFWADFLGGERGDAAESLAIVGLDHATHLPAAFLSAGQRRRLSLARLLTVRRPVWLLDEPTNALDVAGQDMFSGLMRQHVASGGLIIAATHAPLGIESRELRIGGVA, encoded by the coding sequence ATGCAGCTTTGCGGGCGCGGGGTGACCTGCGTGCGGGGCGGACGCGAGGTGTTTGCCGGGCTCGATTTCAAGGCGGTCTCGGGCGAGGCCGTGGCGGTCGTCGGCCGCAATGGATCGGGCAAGACCTCGCTGCTGCGGCTGATCGCGGGTCTGCTCATTCCGGCCGGCGGGACAATCGTATTGGACGGGGGCGACGCCGACATGACGCTGCCCGAGCAATGCCACTATCTCGGCCATCGCGACGCCCTGAAGCCGGCGTTGAGCGTTCAGGAAAATCTGTCGTTCTGGGCTGATTTTCTGGGCGGAGAGCGCGGCGACGCCGCCGAGAGCCTCGCCATCGTCGGGCTCGATCACGCCACGCATCTGCCCGCGGCCTTCCTGTCGGCCGGCCAGCGCCGCCGGCTGTCGCTGGCCCGGCTGCTGACCGTCCGCCGTCCGGTCTGGCTGCTGGACGAGCCGACCAACGCGCTCGACGTGGCCGGCCAGGACATGTTTTCCGGATTGATGCGGCAGCACGTGGCAAGCGGCGGCCTGATCATCGCCGCCACCCACGCCCCGCTCGGGATCGAATCGCGGGAGCTGCGGATCGGGGGTGTGGCGTGA